A genomic window from Nitrospira defluvii includes:
- a CDS encoding MBOAT family O-acyltransferase: MFFDTLIYLLFLSLVVGVYWRLSWRNQNAFLLAASYVFYGWWDWRFLGLIFVSTAVDFVCAHAIESSSNDAKRKLALVISVTLNLGFLGYFKYCNFFIDSFALVVEQMGVSVSISTLQIVLPPGISFYTFQALAYIVDVYYRRLKPASSFVDYALFISLFPHLIAGPIQRPSHLLPQVQAARSYDSEKIFNGILLIITGLFRKCVIADNCALLADGAFGGKLGEGNIFVLAIGAYAFAWQIYGDFSGYSNIARGSAQLLGFHFMVNFKQPYLAVSLQDFWHRWHISLSTWLRDYLYIPLGGNRGGEWRTFRNLFMTMAIGGGWHGANWTFIVWGMLHGCGLGLERLISRTSEIGTGIQGWVRSWSGKTASFRTWLQRIVIFHVVCIGWVFFRAESVGHAWHFLYLGLTRVQWIPEYATATIFLIMFTLPMFVIDQINERRGEEYLFERAHPYGRVGIGSILIGATLLFAGSKSNAFIYFQF, encoded by the coding sequence ATGTTCTTTGACACGCTCATCTATCTCCTGTTTTTGTCGCTTGTGGTCGGGGTGTACTGGCGACTGAGTTGGCGGAATCAAAATGCCTTCCTGCTCGCGGCCAGTTACGTGTTTTACGGGTGGTGGGATTGGCGATTCCTAGGCCTGATCTTTGTCTCCACTGCGGTGGATTTTGTATGTGCTCATGCTATCGAGTCTTCCTCCAACGATGCCAAACGAAAACTTGCATTGGTCATTTCTGTCACCTTGAACCTAGGCTTTCTTGGCTACTTCAAATACTGCAACTTTTTTATCGATTCATTTGCTCTCGTGGTGGAGCAAATGGGGGTATCGGTATCGATCAGTACCTTGCAGATAGTACTGCCACCAGGGATCTCGTTCTACACATTTCAGGCCTTGGCATATATCGTGGACGTATATTATCGAAGGCTTAAGCCGGCGTCTTCTTTTGTTGACTATGCGCTCTTCATTAGTCTGTTTCCGCACCTGATTGCTGGGCCGATTCAGCGACCATCGCATTTGTTGCCGCAGGTACAAGCTGCACGTTCGTACGATTCAGAAAAGATATTCAACGGTATACTGTTGATCATCACGGGTCTGTTTCGCAAATGTGTTATTGCCGACAATTGTGCGCTTTTAGCTGATGGCGCATTCGGCGGGAAGCTGGGTGAGGGCAATATATTCGTCTTGGCAATCGGTGCTTACGCGTTTGCCTGGCAAATTTATGGCGATTTCAGCGGCTACAGTAATATTGCAAGAGGATCGGCACAACTTCTTGGATTCCACTTCATGGTGAATTTCAAGCAGCCTTATCTGGCTGTGAGTTTGCAGGACTTTTGGCATCGATGGCACATCAGTTTGAGCACATGGTTGCGCGATTATCTCTATATTCCGCTCGGGGGAAATCGCGGGGGAGAGTGGCGAACATTCAGGAATCTGTTCATGACGATGGCGATTGGGGGAGGATGGCATGGGGCGAACTGGACCTTCATCGTTTGGGGAATGTTACACGGTTGTGGGTTGGGTTTGGAGCGACTGATCAGCAGAACCAGTGAAATCGGCACGGGTATCCAAGGGTGGGTGAGATCATGGTCCGGGAAAACTGCGTCCTTCCGGACTTGGCTGCAGCGCATCGTTATTTTTCATGTGGTTTGCATCGGCTGGGTATTTTTTCGTGCGGAGTCGGTTGGTCATGCTTGGCATTTTCTCTATCTCGGGCTCACAAGAGTGCAGTGGATACCGGAGTACGCCACTGCCACGATCTTTCTGATCATGTTTACACTTCCCATGTTTGTGATTGATCAAATCAACGAGCGGCGTGGGGAGGAGTATCTGTTCGAGCGGGCCCATCCCTACGGACGTGTCGGCATCGGGAGCATATTGATTGGGGCAACTCTACTTTTCGCGGGTAGTAAATCGAATGCCTTTATCTACTTTCAGTTCTGA
- a CDS encoding nucleotide sugar dehydrogenase: MAKKMQRQIAVVGLGYVGLPIAVAFGKSSPVIGFDINKTKVDELRKGVDRTGEVSAQDLKASRVRYTSEPSDLKTADFIIVAVPTPINNALQPDLTALKKASELIGANLAPGAIVVYESTVYPGATEEDCLPILEKASGMKSGIDFKIGYSPERINPGDKEHTLERIIKVVSAQDEESLEIVAQTYGMVVKAGIHRASSIKVAEAAKVIENTQRDLNIALMNELALIFHRLGIDTRSVLEAAGTKWNFLKFNPGLVGGHCIGVDPYYLTAKAESVGYHPEVILAGRRINNSMGKYVAEQTMKLLSQVERPVSDLRVGVLGLTFKENVPDLRNSRVPDIVNELKEYGIQVIVHDPLAEPEEAVGEYGLRLSPWDQLKQLDGIILAVAHKEYLKMSIPELLKPLRKQRNNVVVDVKSVLSPDSLPGSVKYWRL; encoded by the coding sequence ATGGCGAAGAAGATGCAGCGGCAGATCGCGGTTGTCGGGTTAGGGTATGTGGGATTGCCCATTGCGGTGGCATTCGGTAAATCCTCGCCGGTGATCGGGTTTGACATCAATAAGACGAAAGTTGATGAATTGCGCAAGGGGGTGGACCGGACGGGAGAAGTCTCCGCGCAAGATCTCAAGGCCAGCCGAGTTCGATATACCTCAGAACCCAGTGATCTGAAAACCGCAGACTTTATCATCGTGGCGGTGCCGACTCCCATTAACAATGCCCTGCAGCCGGACCTCACCGCTTTAAAAAAGGCTTCGGAGCTGATCGGGGCCAATCTCGCTCCAGGTGCCATTGTGGTGTATGAATCGACGGTCTATCCCGGTGCGACAGAGGAAGACTGTTTGCCGATCTTGGAGAAGGCGTCCGGCATGAAGAGCGGCATAGATTTCAAGATCGGGTATTCGCCGGAGCGTATCAATCCGGGGGATAAAGAACATACGCTCGAACGGATCATCAAGGTGGTGTCGGCGCAGGACGAGGAGTCGCTGGAGATTGTCGCCCAGACCTATGGAATGGTCGTCAAAGCCGGGATTCATCGCGCATCGAGCATTAAGGTCGCTGAAGCAGCCAAGGTCATCGAGAATACGCAACGCGATCTCAACATCGCATTGATGAACGAACTGGCATTGATCTTTCACCGGTTGGGAATTGATACCCGATCGGTGTTGGAAGCGGCGGGAACGAAGTGGAATTTTTTGAAGTTCAATCCGGGGCTGGTTGGTGGACATTGTATAGGAGTGGATCCCTACTATCTGACCGCAAAGGCCGAATCCGTAGGGTATCACCCCGAAGTGATTTTAGCAGGTCGACGGATCAACAACAGCATGGGCAAGTACGTGGCGGAGCAAACCATGAAGTTGTTGAGCCAGGTCGAGCGCCCGGTGAGCGATCTGCGTGTGGGGGTATTGGGTTTGACCTTCAAGGAGAACGTCCCGGATCTACGGAACAGCCGTGTGCCGGATATCGTGAATGAGCTGAAGGAGTATGGCATTCAAGTTATCGTCCACGACCCGCTCGCAGAACCGGAGGAGGCGGTGGGGGAGTATGGACTTCGTCTCTCACCTTGGGATCAGCTCAAGCAGCTCGACGGGATTATCCTGGCGGTGGCGCATAAGGAATACCTTAAGATGAGTATTCCTGAGTTGCTGAAGCCGTTGCGGAAACAGCGGAATAACGTCGTGGTCGATGTGAAGAGCGTGTTGAGCCCAGACAGCTTGCCGGGCTCGGTCAAGTATTGGCGGCTGTAA
- a CDS encoding secretin N-terminal domain-containing protein, giving the protein MLTITALAWSLALTACGTLNSADVKRGDQHLAAGNWEEASVAYRQALKDDPFEPSLQNKYRVARERAAAAHDERGRQLLKDHQFEQAAEEFKRALTIEPTSKEYEAGLTEALRLREARERYREAERLAQLGRVSEAMAVYMRAVELDPTYKDALDGVARLSAEQHAADRDDRQKQPVTLQFRNAGLKEVVEALGKAAHVNFVFDKDVRNDPITVSLEEKPFDEALSLVLNSNSLFAQKAGPTLFIISPNTKQKQEQYQDLMIRTFYLSSAKAKDMVALLKSMLDVKHIHGNEALNTIVVRDQPEKVELAEKIIQANDREDSEVLFDVEVLEVNRTVDQQYGLSYPKQIAAAMVPPGFTSSIAGDIAQQFTYRNLASLGQDNYLFKLPTNVQLDFFKQITDAKTLAAPKVRVLNNKKAEVNIGDKQPILLSTTNVLPGQAATGAVPTTSTVTSIEFRDTGVKLTVEPNIHLANELSLKMKIEVIRLGDTVLLQQSPPISQFKFGNRSAETMLNVRDGETIVLGGLLQEEDRRTKVTIPWIGDIPFLGNLLSSFKTQRVTTEVILTITPHIVNSLRLPGPQGQAFWSGTESVYSTAPLFAMQPKQVAARVALPAGAGTATEKPVFKKGKAGVTSPEPASLGFQLSLQPADVTVQTDKEVRVDVMAAHAQGFDTETLTLEFDPKILEFRDATLGEVLGTEAGKAPVAATSSLTDGLVELRLHRSAGVTKDDGRLLRVTFLAKTPGVSTVRLHTAKRGAAETSDGPVEVTGVVRVR; this is encoded by the coding sequence GTGCTGACTATCACCGCCCTCGCGTGGAGTCTTGCGCTGACCGCCTGTGGAACATTGAACTCCGCTGACGTTAAACGCGGAGATCAGCATCTGGCGGCGGGAAACTGGGAAGAGGCCAGTGTCGCGTATCGCCAGGCGCTTAAAGACGATCCCTTCGAACCGTCACTCCAGAACAAATATCGAGTTGCGCGCGAGCGTGCCGCTGCGGCTCATGATGAGCGCGGCCGGCAGTTGCTGAAGGATCATCAGTTCGAACAGGCGGCCGAGGAGTTCAAGCGAGCGTTGACGATTGAGCCGACCAGCAAAGAGTACGAAGCCGGGTTGACCGAGGCCTTGCGGCTTAGAGAGGCGCGTGAGCGGTATCGCGAGGCGGAACGTCTGGCGCAGTTGGGCCGGGTCAGTGAAGCGATGGCCGTGTATATGCGGGCCGTGGAATTAGACCCCACTTACAAGGATGCCTTGGACGGAGTCGCCCGGCTTTCGGCCGAGCAGCATGCGGCAGATCGGGATGATCGGCAGAAACAGCCGGTCACCCTGCAATTTCGCAATGCCGGATTGAAGGAAGTGGTGGAGGCTTTGGGAAAAGCGGCACACGTGAACTTTGTGTTCGACAAAGATGTCCGCAATGATCCGATCACCGTCTCATTGGAAGAGAAGCCGTTTGATGAAGCCCTCTCGCTGGTGCTGAACAGCAACAGCCTCTTCGCGCAGAAGGCCGGTCCGACCCTCTTCATCATCAGTCCCAACACGAAACAAAAGCAGGAACAGTATCAGGATTTGATGATCCGGACCTTCTACCTGTCATCGGCCAAGGCCAAGGACATGGTGGCGTTGCTGAAGTCGATGCTGGATGTGAAGCATATCCATGGCAATGAGGCGCTTAATACGATCGTGGTTCGCGATCAACCGGAGAAGGTAGAGTTGGCGGAGAAGATCATTCAGGCCAACGATCGCGAGGATTCCGAAGTGCTGTTCGATGTGGAAGTGCTTGAGGTGAACAGGACCGTCGACCAGCAATATGGTCTCTCGTATCCCAAACAAATCGCCGCTGCCATGGTGCCGCCCGGATTTACCAGCTCGATCGCCGGTGACATCGCGCAGCAATTCACCTATCGCAACCTGGCGAGTTTGGGGCAGGACAATTATCTCTTCAAGCTTCCCACGAACGTGCAGCTTGATTTCTTCAAGCAGATCACGGATGCCAAGACCTTGGCTGCGCCGAAGGTGCGCGTGCTCAACAACAAGAAAGCGGAAGTGAATATCGGTGACAAGCAGCCGATCCTCCTGTCCACGACCAATGTGTTGCCGGGGCAGGCCGCAACCGGTGCGGTACCGACTACTTCGACGGTCACCTCGATCGAGTTTCGTGACACCGGCGTCAAACTGACAGTTGAGCCGAACATTCATCTGGCGAATGAACTGTCCTTGAAAATGAAGATTGAGGTGATTCGCCTGGGCGACACGGTCTTGCTGCAGCAATCCCCCCCGATCTCGCAGTTTAAGTTCGGCAACCGCTCGGCGGAGACCATGCTCAATGTGCGCGACGGAGAGACCATTGTGTTGGGCGGTTTGTTGCAGGAGGAGGACCGTCGTACGAAGGTCACGATTCCCTGGATCGGCGACATTCCGTTTCTGGGAAACCTGCTGAGTTCGTTCAAGACACAGCGAGTGACGACGGAAGTCATTTTGACGATCACACCGCACATCGTGAATTCTTTGCGTCTGCCTGGCCCGCAGGGGCAGGCGTTCTGGTCCGGAACGGAGTCGGTCTATTCCACAGCCCCGTTATTTGCCATGCAGCCGAAGCAGGTGGCGGCTCGTGTCGCGTTGCCGGCCGGTGCGGGAACCGCGACAGAGAAACCGGTGTTCAAGAAGGGCAAGGCGGGCGTGACGAGTCCTGAGCCGGCGTCGCTCGGATTCCAGCTGTCCCTCCAGCCCGCAGATGTGACAGTGCAGACCGACAAAGAGGTGCGCGTGGATGTCATGGCTGCCCACGCCCAAGGTTTCGACACTGAAACACTGACGTTGGAGTTCGATCCCAAGATCCTCGAATTTCGGGATGCCACGCTCGGCGAAGTCCTCGGGACCGAAGCGGGCAAGGCTCCGGTGGCGGCGACATCCTCGCTGACGGACGGCCTGGTCGAACTGCGTCTTCATCGGTCTGCGGGGGTGACGAAGGATGACGGGCGTCTTTTGCGGGTGACGTTCCTTGCCAAGACTCCCGGTGTCTCGACGGTGCGGCTGCACACAGCGAAACGCGGCGCCGCTGAGACATCGGACGGACCCGTCGAAGTGACAGGAGTGGTGAGAGTGCGGTGA
- a CDS encoding type II secretion system protein, with the protein MKQSGVTLLELLVTLTILTILAAVALPFTKVSTKRTKEIELRQNLRVIRAAIDAFHLEWARDGDTLTGPACVKNRLSCKDVTGPYGYPKSLEVLLGVKLTGEQATVRGTTIRRYLRSIPLDPMTGAADWRQRCYRDPASVKDWCGEDVYDVTTQSQELALDGTKYREW; encoded by the coding sequence GTGAAACAGTCCGGCGTGACGTTGCTCGAATTGCTCGTGACCCTGACGATTCTCACGATCCTGGCCGCTGTCGCGCTGCCGTTCACCAAGGTTTCCACCAAACGGACCAAGGAGATCGAGTTGCGGCAGAATCTCCGGGTGATCCGAGCCGCGATCGACGCCTTTCACCTCGAATGGGCGCGTGACGGCGATACGCTGACAGGGCCAGCCTGCGTCAAGAACCGGTTGAGTTGTAAAGACGTCACCGGCCCCTACGGATACCCGAAATCACTCGAGGTCTTGTTGGGTGTGAAATTGACCGGGGAGCAGGCCACTGTCCGCGGAACGACTATTCGCCGCTACCTCCGATCGATTCCACTCGATCCGATGACCGGCGCGGCCGACTGGCGCCAGCGTTGCTATCGAGATCCCGCCAGTGTCAAAGACTGGTGTGGGGAAGATGTGTATGATGTTACGACTCAGAGCCAGGAACTGGCCTTGGATGGCACCAAATACCGTGAGTGGTAA
- a CDS encoding prepilin-type N-terminal cleavage/methylation domain-containing protein produces MAPNTVSGKRAWAVSTPRGFTIIELMIVVTIVGILATLAVPSYHAAIIKAKEGALRQDLFSLRDVIDQHRADKGKYPESIQALVTAGYLRRVPTDPLTGVTTSWQEMVDEAEGGMVDVFSGSDLVGTNGVPYNQW; encoded by the coding sequence ATGGCACCAAATACCGTGAGTGGTAAGCGCGCATGGGCGGTCTCCACCCCTCGCGGTTTTACGATTATCGAATTGATGATTGTCGTGACGATCGTCGGGATTCTCGCGACATTGGCGGTTCCCTCCTATCATGCCGCCATCATTAAAGCCAAGGAAGGCGCGTTACGACAGGATCTCTTCTCGCTTCGCGATGTCATCGATCAGCATCGGGCCGACAAAGGTAAGTATCCGGAGAGCATTCAGGCCCTGGTGACGGCTGGCTACCTTCGTCGAGTGCCGACTGACCCGTTAACAGGAGTGACCACATCCTGGCAGGAGATGGTCGACGAGGCCGAGGGCGGGATGGTTGATGTGTTTTCGGGATCTGATCTTGTCGGTACCAACGGGGTTCCCTACAACCAATGGTAA
- a CDS encoding LysM peptidoglycan-binding domain-containing protein translates to MNIMIHPTIHRRRMGRGFRCWCWVVAMLLPYVSIGCARVTPMSEPSPTDLQVTADSLKAAVREAQRTAAELRTELDAQRKELADAQLARAQLQGMLQETERRLADARQIIDLQREELAEARSERERVAQAVQPPHNRSRQSTIGPARRKSLPAVPEIGAETSMGKDLSAEQPATVLDLADSSQALSPEGQTGSGPIVSPTVESAVAFTPAGEPPVRTVVIHSGDTLWAIARRHKVGMNALRSLNGLSGDRIVAGRSLRLPEPRHQHAAIQPPSNGAVAQ, encoded by the coding sequence ATGAACATCATGATTCACCCAACGATTCACAGACGGCGGATGGGCAGAGGATTTCGATGCTGGTGCTGGGTCGTGGCGATGCTGCTACCGTATGTCTCAATCGGCTGTGCGCGTGTGACGCCGATGTCTGAGCCGTCCCCAACGGATCTGCAGGTCACGGCGGACTCCCTCAAAGCGGCGGTCCGGGAGGCACAGCGCACTGCGGCCGAATTACGTACGGAGCTGGACGCCCAGCGCAAAGAACTGGCTGATGCACAGCTGGCCAGAGCACAGCTTCAAGGTATGTTGCAGGAGACGGAGCGGCGTCTCGCGGATGCCAGACAGATCATCGACTTGCAACGTGAGGAGTTAGCCGAGGCGCGTTCGGAGCGGGAGCGTGTCGCGCAGGCGGTTCAGCCGCCTCACAATCGGTCGCGGCAGTCGACGATCGGGCCGGCTCGCCGAAAATCTCTGCCGGCGGTACCGGAAATCGGAGCTGAGACGTCGATGGGGAAGGACCTCTCTGCGGAACAACCGGCTACGGTACTGGATCTGGCTGACTCCAGCCAGGCACTGTCTCCAGAAGGTCAGACGGGATCGGGACCGATCGTGTCCCCTACGGTTGAGTCAGCCGTCGCCTTCACGCCGGCAGGCGAGCCGCCGGTCAGAACGGTTGTGATTCATAGCGGAGACACTTTGTGGGCGATTGCACGACGTCATAAGGTTGGGATGAATGCGCTACGCTCACTGAACGGTTTGTCGGGAGACCGGATTGTGGCTGGGCGGTCGCTCCGTTTGCCGGAGCCTCGGCACCAGCATGCGGCGATCCAGCCGCCTTCAAACGGCGCTGTTGCTCAATAG
- a CDS encoding type II secretion system F family protein has product MAVFSYRAARADGTTFEGHIEGDDEHLVRAKLESDGLLVFRLSRRGAGIGVPGLPAGRWGKLPLQDFLVFNQELLALIKAGLPVLRVWDLLIDRTQRAPFREALKAVRQDIRGGASASEALGKHSVYFSDLYLATIRAGEQSGNLAEVLQRYIAYLKLMIGLRQKVTKALAYPAFLVVVGIAVVGFLLSYVMPTFISVYGESSANLPTATRLLISVIHMGEAQLIPVAIVVIVATVLGRAWYQTSAGRLSVDRNLLRLPLLGTILVEHHTIQLTRTLATVLAGGTPIVEALEIARGAVSNRFVSRGLVSAVNEIREGSTLAAAIERPKILPKLAIEMLSVGEETGSLEPMLRDVAEFYEGDLDVRLSQLTTWIEPVLLLVMGILVGGIVIIMYLPIFQMAGTIQ; this is encoded by the coding sequence ATGGCAGTTTTCTCCTACAGAGCGGCACGAGCGGATGGCACGACCTTCGAGGGCCATATCGAAGGTGACGATGAACATCTGGTGCGTGCCAAGCTCGAGTCCGACGGTCTCCTGGTCTTTCGTCTGTCACGACGGGGTGCGGGGATCGGCGTGCCGGGTCTTCCGGCCGGGCGCTGGGGGAAGTTGCCCCTTCAGGATTTTCTCGTGTTCAACCAGGAGTTGCTGGCCCTGATCAAGGCAGGGTTGCCGGTCCTGCGGGTGTGGGATCTTCTGATCGATCGCACCCAGCGAGCGCCGTTCCGTGAGGCGTTGAAGGCTGTACGGCAGGACATTCGTGGCGGCGCGTCGGCTTCGGAGGCGCTCGGTAAGCATTCCGTCTATTTTTCCGATCTCTATCTGGCCACGATTCGTGCGGGCGAGCAGTCGGGCAATTTGGCGGAGGTGCTTCAACGGTACATTGCGTACCTCAAGTTGATGATTGGTCTGCGTCAAAAGGTGACGAAGGCGCTGGCCTATCCGGCATTCCTCGTGGTCGTCGGTATCGCGGTGGTGGGATTTCTCCTCAGTTACGTCATGCCGACCTTTATCTCGGTGTATGGCGAATCCTCTGCCAATTTGCCGACCGCAACCCGGTTGTTGATCTCAGTGATTCACATGGGAGAGGCGCAGCTGATCCCGGTGGCGATCGTTGTGATCGTGGCGACCGTCCTGGGACGTGCCTGGTATCAGACATCGGCGGGGCGGTTGTCCGTCGACCGGAATTTGCTCCGATTGCCCCTGTTAGGGACCATTTTGGTGGAGCACCATACCATCCAGCTGACCCGTACGTTGGCGACGGTATTGGCGGGAGGAACGCCCATTGTTGAAGCGCTGGAGATTGCCCGTGGCGCCGTCTCCAACCGCTTCGTGTCCCGTGGGTTGGTCTCGGCGGTGAATGAGATTCGGGAGGGTAGCACGCTGGCCGCCGCGATTGAGCGACCGAAGATCTTGCCGAAATTGGCGATTGAAATGCTCTCGGTCGGAGAAGAAACGGGCTCGCTGGAGCCCATGCTCAGGGATGTGGCCGAGTTTTACGAGGGCGATCTCGATGTGCGTCTCAGCCAGTTGACGACCTGGATCGAACCGGTGTTGTTGCTGGTGATGGGCATATTGGTGGGTGGGATCGTGATCATCATGTATCTCCCGATCTTTCAAATGGCCGGGACAATTCAATGA
- a CDS encoding GspE/PulE family protein: protein MQRHLTRPSLSDVLVREGILTRRTVDQVVVRLGGSTAALGQTLVEEGTISEAELAQALAAQFGLPYDQLTGFRVDPEFYHTISVKLMRRHPFVPVKDEAGVLTIAISDPQNLLALDELEILLNRPLHYVVSSRSAIQAALERSEGSSQALRELEAEYRSVLVKEDERGEEVLTVDHFGEDQSPVVKLLDTIMLSAMQRRASDIHIEATDRATTVKFRVDGILVSAMDPLDVKLHPPLVSRLKVMSDLDIAERRVPQDGSFRMRLDRKTVDFRVSILPSVFGESVVIRILDREAITTGVSTLRLDRLGFNPEDLKRFRRAITRPYGMVLVTGPTGSGKTTTLYAAISEMNIQEDKLITIEDPVEYQLPGVVQIPVNEKKGLTFARGLRSILRHDPDKIMVGEIRDAETAQIAIQSALTGHLVLTTVHANNVFDVIGRFASMGIDSYNFLAALTCVLAQRLIRVICPDCRHQVPLDQALAEESGLDYDEFKGAPFYEGKGCSECHDTGYRGRKCITEFLDLTDEIKEMILADRALSEIRYRAVTDGMITLRQSAVKKVLAGETTLREINRVTFSEER from the coding sequence ATGCAACGTCATCTCACGCGACCGTCGTTGTCCGATGTGCTGGTGCGCGAAGGCATTCTCACCCGGCGGACGGTGGATCAGGTCGTAGTCCGTCTGGGGGGCAGCACCGCGGCGTTGGGGCAAACACTGGTCGAGGAAGGCACGATCTCCGAAGCGGAACTCGCGCAGGCTTTGGCGGCCCAGTTTGGGCTGCCGTATGACCAGCTCACCGGCTTTCGGGTGGATCCGGAGTTTTATCACACGATTTCAGTGAAACTGATGCGACGCCACCCTTTCGTGCCTGTGAAAGACGAGGCGGGCGTCCTGACCATCGCCATTTCGGATCCCCAGAATCTGCTCGCGTTGGATGAGTTGGAAATTCTCCTCAATCGGCCGCTGCACTATGTGGTGAGCTCGCGGAGCGCGATTCAGGCTGCGCTGGAGCGAAGCGAGGGATCGAGCCAGGCGCTCCGGGAATTGGAAGCCGAGTATCGGTCGGTGTTGGTCAAGGAAGACGAGCGAGGGGAAGAGGTCCTGACCGTCGATCACTTTGGTGAAGACCAAAGCCCGGTGGTTAAGCTGCTCGACACCATCATGCTCAGCGCGATGCAACGTCGGGCGAGCGACATCCACATCGAGGCCACGGATCGCGCGACCACGGTTAAGTTCCGCGTGGACGGTATTCTGGTGTCAGCGATGGACCCGCTCGACGTCAAGCTGCATCCACCGCTGGTGTCCCGGTTGAAAGTCATGTCAGACCTGGACATCGCCGAGCGGCGGGTGCCGCAAGACGGAAGCTTTCGCATGCGCCTCGACCGGAAAACCGTCGATTTCCGGGTCTCGATTCTGCCGAGTGTGTTCGGGGAATCCGTCGTGATCAGAATCTTGGATCGGGAGGCGATCACGACCGGTGTGTCCACGTTGCGCCTGGATCGGCTCGGGTTCAACCCCGAAGATCTCAAGCGGTTCCGGCGCGCCATCACGCGACCCTATGGCATGGTCCTCGTGACGGGCCCGACGGGCAGCGGCAAGACGACGACGCTCTATGCCGCCATCAGCGAAATGAATATTCAGGAAGATAAGCTGATCACGATTGAAGACCCAGTGGAATACCAGTTGCCGGGTGTCGTGCAGATCCCGGTCAACGAAAAGAAGGGCCTCACCTTTGCGCGAGGGTTGCGATCGATTCTGCGTCACGACCCGGACAAGATCATGGTCGGAGAAATCCGTGATGCCGAGACGGCGCAGATTGCCATTCAGTCCGCTCTCACGGGCCATCTCGTGCTGACGACCGTGCACGCGAACAACGTCTTCGATGTGATCGGTCGATTCGCCTCGATGGGTATCGATTCCTACAATTTCCTCGCGGCGTTGACCTGCGTCTTAGCGCAACGACTGATCCGGGTGATTTGCCCGGACTGCAGGCATCAGGTCCCACTCGATCAGGCGCTGGCCGAGGAGTCCGGTCTCGACTATGACGAATTCAAGGGTGCGCCGTTTTACGAAGGCAAGGGCTGTTCGGAGTGTCATGATACCGGCTATCGAGGACGAAAGTGCATCACCGAGTTTCTGGATCTGACCGATGAAATCAAGGAAATGATTCTGGCGGATCGGGCGCTTTCGGAGATCCGGTATCGCGCGGTGACGGACGGCATGATTACGCTGCGTCAATCTGCAGTGAAGAAAGTGCTGGCCGGAGAGACGACGTTGCGCGAAATCAATCGCGTCACGTTCAGCGAAGAGCGCTAA
- a CDS encoding PilN domain-containing protein encodes MLLDNLTSLLRDVALRIGPPAARSGLFTINLSSRYRWYLAPARLVIMLLAGAIGVAMLWDMSQAWLVWQDVQSMETALKQVQERDRELLKEAQQEGLDLSDAALQLLPKEIEFANHLIEKRSFSWTRFLTELERAIPQRIAVNSIRLDPANATIMLTGSARALEDVTTLTVTFQDHPQFKDPVLGQHRVMTNGLVEFDLTLRYRNRNQ; translated from the coding sequence ATGCTGCTGGACAATCTGACATCGTTGCTTCGTGATGTGGCCTTACGGATCGGTCCGCCCGCCGCTCGCAGCGGTCTCTTCACGATTAACCTGAGCAGCCGCTACCGGTGGTATCTGGCGCCGGCTCGGCTGGTGATCATGCTCTTGGCGGGGGCGATAGGGGTGGCCATGCTCTGGGACATGTCCCAGGCCTGGTTGGTTTGGCAAGACGTCCAATCAATGGAAACGGCGCTCAAGCAGGTTCAGGAACGAGATCGGGAGCTCTTGAAGGAGGCACAACAGGAGGGGCTCGACCTCTCGGATGCCGCGCTTCAGCTACTTCCCAAAGAAATCGAGTTTGCCAATCACTTGATCGAGAAACGGAGTTTCTCCTGGACGCGATTTCTGACTGAACTTGAACGGGCGATTCCTCAGCGGATTGCCGTCAACAGCATCCGGCTGGACCCGGCGAACGCCACGATCATGCTGACGGGTTCCGCCCGCGCGTTGGAGGATGTGACCACACTGACGGTGACATTTCAGGATCATCCCCAGTTTAAAGATCCGGTGCTAGGCCAGCATCGGGTGATGACCAATGGCCTCGTGGAGTTCGACCTGACCCTGCGCTATCGGAATCGGAACCAATGA